Below is a window of Prosthecochloris sp. GSB1 DNA.
ATATTCGCTTCTCAGTGGGCAATCCGTATGCGGCTGAAGGTCCGCAAAACGGCCTAACGCGGGTTGCGTGCAAAGCCTGGCGGCGTATCGACGATCAGCGTCACCGGTCCGTCGTTTGTCAGGCTCACCTGCATGTCGCCGCCGAAACACCCGGTTCCGACGCGCAGTGACGTAGCCTCATCCATGCTTGCGACAAAACGGTCGTATATCTCTTCGGCCTCCCGGTAGGATGCGGAAGCTGAAAAACCGGGCCTGTTTCCGGTCGTGGTATCCGCGTAAAGAGTGAACTGCGAGACCAGAAGGAGTTCACCGCCGACATCGCATACTGAACGGTTCATTTTGCCCGCTTCGTCCTCGAACACCCTCAGCGAAAGGATTTTGCGGATCATCCACCCGATTTCCCGTTCGCCGTCTCCGGGAGCGACGGCAAGCAGTACGAGAAGACCCTTGCCGATCGAGGAACGCATTGAACCATCGATCATGACCGAAGCCTCGCTCACCCGCTGTAGCACCGCGCGCATGAAACAGGAGATCGTTTAAAGGTAAGCGGATATTTTCCCGGCCAACGCCGGGGAGGAAAGTCCTTGAACCCTGACCGTCTTGCACCTGCCCTGTTGCCCGGAGACGATTTCCACGCAGCTTCGCTGAACACCGAGAATCTTTGCCAGGAACTTGCGGCACTCGAGGTTGGCCGCCCCTTCGACGGGAGGAGATTTCAGACGAAGTTTCACGCCTCCGTCGTATTCACCGCAGAGTTGGCTTCGGGAAGATCTCGGCTGTACCCGGACAGTAAAGAAAACAGAGCCGTCTTTTTCACGGATATCGATCATGCGGATCGTAATCAGCCGATAACCTTGGGCACCCTGAAAAAGCGATCCAACCGGTCAGGAGCGTTCATCATGGCCTCTTCGTTGGTGATGGACTCCCGTTTTTCGTCGTCTCTCAGCACATTGACCTGGTCGTGAATGCTGCTCAGAGGCTCTACCCCGTCGGTATCGACCTCATTGAGCTTTTCGACGTACTGCAGGATGGCGTTGAGCTCGTTCGTCATCTTTTCCATCTCCGGTTCCGAGAAGTTCAACCTGGCAAGCTCGGCGATATATGCGACGTCTTTCGTTGTTACCGACATGGTTCTGGCAATAAAGGATTTCGTTTCTTCCGTCTCTACGCGCCGTGAACCGGCACTGAGCGACGGCAATTTACGCAATACGCTCAGGTTTTCCCAGAGCCGGGAATCCTTCCGGGGAATTCAGAGCCGGCACATGCCGATTTTCCGCTCGTCCGAAGCATTTGGAGTCCGCTCCGAGATGGGCTGGTAATCGCGCTTGCCCGCACCGGTATAGATCTGCCTCGGCCGCGCGATTTTCTGCTCTTCGTCGAGCATGTGTTCCGTCCATTGCGCAAGCCACCCCGGCGTCCTGCCGATGGCGAACAGCACGGGAAACATATCGAGCGGAAATCCCATAGCCTGGTAGATCAGTCCAGAATAGAAATCGACGTTCGGATAGAGTTTGCGATCGACGAAATAATCATCCTCAAGAGCGATCTTTTCAAGTTCGAGCGCGATGTCGAGAAGGCTATTCCTGCCGGTAATCTCGAATACGTCGAAAGCGATTTTCTTGATTATTTTCGCCCGCGGGTCGTAGTTCTTGTACACCCTGTGGCCGAAGCCCATGAGACGGCCTTCTCCTTCCTTCACCGATTTGATGAACCCGGGGACGTTCTGCACCGAACCGATCCGTTCAAGCATGCGGATCACCGCCTCGTTGGCTCCGCCGTGCAAAGGACCGTAAAGCGCGGCGCACCCTGCCGCAAGAGCCGAGTAGGGATCGACACGGGAACTGCCGACGGAGCGAACCGCGCTCGCCGAGCAATTCTGCTCGTGGTCGGCATGCAGAATGAACAGCACGTCGAGGGCCTTTTCGAGAATCGGGTCGGGCCGGTACTTCAGTTCGGTCATCTTGAACATCATCGAAAGGAAATTCCCGGCATAGCTCAGGTCGTTGTCGGGAAGCACATAGGGAAATCCCACACTGTGACGAAAACTCATTGCCGCAAGTGTCGGCATCTTGCCGATCAACCGGCGAACCTGCAGTTTCCTCATTTCCTCGTCGAAAATATTTTTAGCGTCGGGATAGAAGGTCGAAAGCGCGCCGACCGTTCCGACAAGAATTCCCATGGGATGACCGTCGTAGCGGAATCCGTCCATGAACTTCGTCAGGTTGGCGTGAACCATCGTATGGTGGCGAATATTATGGGTCCATGCCGCAAGCCGTTCGCTGTCCGGCAGTTCGCCCTTGATCAGCAGGTAGGCAGTTTCAAGGAATGTGCTCTGCTCGGCGAGCTGTTCGATAGGATAGCCCCGGTAACGCAGAATGCCCTTGTCGCCGTCGATATAGGTGACCCGGCTTTTGCAGGATGCGGTATTGAGATAACCCGGATCGTAGCCGAGAAGTCCGAAATCGTCCTCCGATACCTTGATCTGCCTCAGGTCCATCGTACGGATGGTGCCGGATTCAACTGGAATATCGTAGGTTTTTCCGGTACGGTTGTCCGTAACGGTAAGCGTGTTTTTTGCCTCTGGATCAGCCATAATCTATTGTGCCTTTATAAGATTTGACGCGAACGAGAACCGTCTTTTCCGGAAAAGGAGAAGAACATGCGCGGCCATGGCGCCGGACACTGCATAAAAGTTACGAAACTCCCGCGGAAAAAAACACGGAGCTATTTGTACCGTTTGATCTGTCCCTGGCGCAGGCGGTCGAAATAGCTGTCGAGATCCCGTTTGACCCCGGGCGCAAGCAGGTACAGACCGATAATGTTCGGAAAAGACATGGCGAAAATCATGGCGTCGGTGAAATCGATTACCGAAGCGAGGTTCATGGCGGAGCCGAGAACGATGAAAACACAGAACAGCACCTTGTAGGTGACATCCGAAGTGAAGCTTTCACCGAAAATGAAGGTCCATGCCTTAAGTCCGTAATAGGACCAGGAAATCATGGTTGAAAAGGCGAAAAGAAGCACCGCGACGCTCAGGATATAGGGAAACCAGAAAATCACCTGCTCGAACGCCCTGGAAGTCAGCGCGATGCCGTCCATGCCCTGTTCGGCGTAGAGGCCGGAAATAATGATGACCAGCGCCGTCATGGTGCAGATGACCACCGTATCGAGAAAAGGCTCAAGGAGCGCGACAAGCCCCTCTGTTATCGGCTCGTCGGTCTTCACGGCCGAATGCGCGATCGGCGCGGAGCCGATACCCGCTTCGTTCGAGAAAGCCGCTCTCTTGAACCCCTGTATGAGCACGCCGATCACCCCGCCGTACATGGCGTCGGGCGAAAACGCTCCCGACACGATGCTGGCGAATGCATGGGGCAGCAGCGAAGCGTGGGAAAAAATAATGAAAAGCGACGCGGAAATGTAGATGACAACCATGACCGGCACAAGCTTCGAGGTCACCCTGACGATGGATTTGATCCCTCCGATGATGACCGCGCCTACAAGAACGGCCATCACAAGTCCGAAAATCCATCCCTGCTGAAACAAGAGGCTCTGCTCTCCTCCCGTGGCGATCACCGCCTGCTTGAACGCCTGATTGGCCTGAAACATGTTCCCTCCGCCGAGCGAGCCGCCGATACACATCAGTGCGAAGAAAAACGCAAGAACCTTGCCGGGAAGAACGAGCCCTTTTTCGGCAAATCCCCGGCTGAGATAATACATGGGCCCGCCAGAAACAGAACCATCTTCGTTTATTTTCCTGTACTTGACTCCCAGCGTGCACTCGACGAACTTGGATGACATCCCGAAAAGCCCCCCGAGGATCATCCAGACCGTGGCGCCGGGCCCTCCGAGCGTAATCGCCACGGCAACACCAGCTATATTGCCGAGACCCACGGTCGCCGAGAGCGCGGCCGTAAGCGCCTGAAAGTGGGATACCTCACCCTTCTGGCTGTCCGGAGAATCGTAGATGCCGCGAACCAGGTCGACGGCGTGCCGGAATCCCCGTACGTTCACGAATCCCATAAAGGCCGTGAAGCAGAGCGCGGCAACGATCAGCCAGAGCAAAACGAACGGAATGGTTATTCCACCGAACGTCACGGAAAAAAAAACGATCTTGAAAGCCTGCGAGGTTATGGGCGCCATGACATCGTTGATGCGCTCGTCGATTCC
It encodes the following:
- the dtd gene encoding D-aminoacyl-tRNA deacylase, whose translation is MRAVLQRVSEASVMIDGSMRSSIGKGLLVLLAVAPGDGEREIGWMIRKILSLRVFEDEAGKMNRSVCDVGGELLLVSQFTLYADTTTGNRPGFSASASYREAEEIYDRFVASMDEATSLRVGTGCFGGDMQVSLTNDGPVTLIVDTPPGFARNPR
- a CDS encoding alanine/glycine:cation symporter family protein, producing the protein MKKLSFLTTLVLSVLFFPLRLFAVGIDERINDVMAPITSQAFKIVFFSVTFGGITIPFVLLWLIVAALCFTAFMGFVNVRGFRHAVDLVRGIYDSPDSQKGEVSHFQALTAALSATVGLGNIAGVAVAITLGGPGATVWMILGGLFGMSSKFVECTLGVKYRKINEDGSVSGGPMYYLSRGFAEKGLVLPGKVLAFFFALMCIGGSLGGGNMFQANQAFKQAVIATGGEQSLLFQQGWIFGLVMAVLVGAVIIGGIKSIVRVTSKLVPVMVVIYISASLFIIFSHASLLPHAFASIVSGAFSPDAMYGGVIGVLIQGFKRAAFSNEAGIGSAPIAHSAVKTDEPITEGLVALLEPFLDTVVICTMTALVIIISGLYAEQGMDGIALTSRAFEQVIFWFPYILSVAVLLFAFSTMISWSYYGLKAWTFIFGESFTSDVTYKVLFCVFIVLGSAMNLASVIDFTDAMIFAMSFPNIIGLYLLAPGVKRDLDSYFDRLRQGQIKRYK
- the gatC gene encoding Asp-tRNA(Asn)/Glu-tRNA(Gln) amidotransferase subunit GatC, with translation MSVTTKDVAYIAELARLNFSEPEMEKMTNELNAILQYVEKLNEVDTDGVEPLSSIHDQVNVLRDDEKRESITNEEAMMNAPDRLDRFFRVPKVIG
- a CDS encoding DUF167 domain-containing protein; its protein translation is MIDIREKDGSVFFTVRVQPRSSRSQLCGEYDGGVKLRLKSPPVEGAANLECRKFLAKILGVQRSCVEIVSGQQGRCKTVRVQGLSSPALAGKISAYL
- a CDS encoding citrate synthase; translated protein: MADPEAKNTLTVTDNRTGKTYDIPVESGTIRTMDLRQIKVSEDDFGLLGYDPGYLNTASCKSRVTYIDGDKGILRYRGYPIEQLAEQSTFLETAYLLIKGELPDSERLAAWTHNIRHHTMVHANLTKFMDGFRYDGHPMGILVGTVGALSTFYPDAKNIFDEEMRKLQVRRLIGKMPTLAAMSFRHSVGFPYVLPDNDLSYAGNFLSMMFKMTELKYRPDPILEKALDVLFILHADHEQNCSASAVRSVGSSRVDPYSALAAGCAALYGPLHGGANEAVIRMLERIGSVQNVPGFIKSVKEGEGRLMGFGHRVYKNYDPRAKIIKKIAFDVFEITGRNSLLDIALELEKIALEDDYFVDRKLYPNVDFYSGLIYQAMGFPLDMFPVLFAIGRTPGWLAQWTEHMLDEEQKIARPRQIYTGAGKRDYQPISERTPNASDERKIGMCRL